The Fragaria vesca subsp. vesca linkage group LG2, FraVesHawaii_1.0, whole genome shotgun sequence genome includes a window with the following:
- the LOC101298755 gene encoding 3-ketoacyl-CoA synthase 4-like: MSSESVDHGGAQNIQIHQGRRLPDFLNSVNLKYVKLGYHYLITNLLKLCLIPLMALIVIEASQMNPDDIHQLWLQLQYNLVSVIVFSAVLVFGSTVYIMTRPRSVYLVDYSCYKAPDHLKVKYQKFMDHSRLTGDFDESSLEFQRKILERSGLGEETYLPEAMHFIPPRPTMAAAREEAEQVIFGALDNLFANTNVKPKDIGILVVNCSLFNPTPSLSAMIVNKYKLRGNIRSFNLGGMGCSAGVIAIDLAKDMLQVHRNTYAVVVSTENITQNWYFGNKKSMLIPNCLFRVGGSAVLLSNKSLDRRRAKYKLVHVVRTHKGADDKAFRCVYQEQDDIGKTGVSLSKELMAIAGGALKTNITTLGPLVLPLSEQLLFFATLVAKKLFNAKVKPYIPDFKLAFDHFCIHAGGRAVIDELEKNLQLLPVHVESSRMTLHRFGNTSSSSIWYELAYTEAKGRMQKGNRVWQIAFGSGFKCNSAVWEALQNVKPSPSGPWEDCIDSYPVQIVL; the protein is encoded by the coding sequence ATGAGCTCTGAGTCTGTTGACCATGGTGGAGCTCAGAATATTCAGATCCACCAGGGCCGTAGACTCCCAGATTTCTTGAACAGTGTCAACTTGAAGTATGTCAAGCTGGGTTACCATTACTTGATAACCAATCTTCTGAAGCTCTGCTTGATTCCTCTAATGGCGCTCATTGTAATTGAAGCCTCTCAGATGAACCCAGATGACATTCACCAGCTTTGGCTCCAACTCCAGTACAACCTGGTCAGTGTCATCGTTTTCTCTGCTGTTCTCGTTTTCGGATCCACTGTCTACATTATGACCCGACCCAGATCCGTTTATCTCGTGGACTATTCCTGTTATAAGGCCCCAGACCATTTGAAAGTGAAATACCAGAAGTTTATGGACCATTCAAGGTTGACTGGGGACTTTGATGAGTCCTCCCTAGAGTTTCAGCGCAAGATTCTTGAGAGGTCCGGCCTTGGAGAGGAGACTTATCTCCCTGAAGCAATGCATTTCATTCCGCCCAGGCCGACGATGGCGGCGGCGCGTGAGGAGGCAGAACAGGTGATTTTTGGTGCATTGGATAATCTGTTTGCTAATACAAATGTTAAGCCTAAGGACATTGGGATTCTTGTTGTGAATTGTAGCTTGTTTAACCCAACTCCTTCATTGTCTGCTATGATTGTTAATAAGTATAAGTTGAGGGGTAACATTAGGAGTTTTAATTTGGGGGGAATGGGGTGTAGTGCTGGAGTTATAGCTATTGATCTTGCCAAGGACATGTTGCAAGTTCATAGGAATACTTATGCAGTTGTTGTGAGCACTGAGAATATCACTCAGAATTGGTACTTTGGGAACAAGAAGTCCATGTTGATACCGAATTGTCTGTTTCGTGTTGGTGGGTCTGCGGTTTTGCTATCGAATAAGTCATTGGATAGGCGTCGGGCTAAGTATAAGCTTGTTCATGTTGTGAGGACTCATAAGGGAGCTGATGATAAGGCGTTTAGGTGTGTTTATCAGGAGCAGGATGATATTGGCAAAACTGGGGTTTCTTTGTCTAAGGAACTCATGGCAATTGCTGGTGGAGCTCTTAAGACTAACATCACAACATTAGGTCCCCTTGTTCTGCCTCTGAGCGAGCAGCTTCTCTTCTTTGCTACTTTGGTTGCAAAGAAGTTGTTCAATGCCAAAGTCAAACCTTATATCCCGGATTTCAAGCTTGCTTTTGATCATTTCTGCATACATGCTGGTGGAAGGGCAGTGATTGATGAGCTTGAGAAGAATTTGCAGCTTCTGCCAGTTCATGTTGAGTCATCTCGGATGACACTCCACAGGTTTGGTAACACCTCGTCCAGTTCGATTTGGTATGAGTTGGCTTACACTGAGGCAAAAGGGAGGATGCAAAAAGGGAACCGTGTCTGGCAGATTGCATTTGGAAGTGGTTTCAAGTGCAATAGTGCTGTCTGGGAGGCTCTCCAGAATGTAAAACCATCTCCCAGTGGTCCATGGGAAGATTGCATTGATAGCTATCCGGTGCAGATTGTACTCTAG